The following coding sequences lie in one Crassostrea angulata isolate pt1a10 chromosome 10, ASM2561291v2, whole genome shotgun sequence genomic window:
- the LOC128168042 gene encoding hexosaminidase D-like → MDDMQKLVHLDLKGAPPKVHYLEKVFPLIRKWGATGLLIEYEDMFPYWGPLSEIASEFAYSPECVSSILRLAEENNLSIIPLVQSIGHFEFVLKHEKFRSIREVPNYPMALCPSNEDSLLIVCMMIDQVMELHPGIRYFHIGADEVYHLGVCERCKRRMSEENLSPQQLFLIHVKAVLGHIKNTHPTITSIMWDDMLRHTELPILMNSGLGDMVEPMVWHYLSDFRLPIDIWDKYSKVFPNIWFASAFKGATGANAYATNIAYHLDNHTVWLDVMAREGSKFKKVQGCALTGWQRYDHYAVLCELLPQALPSLGMCLMMLQQGSFTAEVHTSVSQDLKFLSPIPLNPFQRYPVPPCQFPGSEIYTSLMAFLHLDATYEEFVRDERVLTWMNDYMMEKRFSNPVHIEPILAQCYAILDGLTKIHSQLEKALKEVFYDHTVEEWLKVFIEPKIRKISDAVEKAKLQLSNS, encoded by the exons GTTTTCCCTTTGATAAGGAAATGGGGTGCAACAGGTTTATTGATTGAATATGAGGACATGTTTCCATACTGGGGGCCTCTTTCAGAGATTGCTTCAGAATTTGCTTACAG TCCAGAGTGTGTGTCGAGCATTCTGCGCCTCGCAGAGGAGAACAACCTGAGTATTATTCCATTAGTTCAATCCATTGGACATTTTGAg ttcGTTCTTAAACATGAGAAGTTTAGATCCATACGAGAAGTTCCAAATTACCCTATGGCTCTTTGTCCTTCAAATGAGG ACTCGCTTCTCATTGTGTGTATGATGATTGACCAGGTCATGGAACTGCATCCTGGGATACGATACTTTCATATTGGAGCTGATGAG GTGTATCACTTAGGAGTGTGCGAACGATGTAAAAGAAGAATGTCTGAGGAGAACCTTTCCCCCCAACAGTTGTTTCTGATTCACGTGAAGGCAGTGCTGGGTCATATCAAGAACACCCACCCCACCATCACCAGTATCATGTGGGATGACATGCTCAGGCATACAGAGTTACCTATCTTGATga attcaGGTCTGGGAGACATGGTTGAGCCAATGGTGTGGCATTACTTGTCAGATTTCAGGCTTCCAATTG ATATTTGGGACAAGTATTCAAAAGTCTTCCCAAACATCTGGTTTGCAAGTGCTTTCAAAGGAGCTACAGGAGCGAATGCCTATGCCACAAACATTGCCTATCACCTAGACAACCACACCGTGTGGCTCGATGTCATGGCCAGGGAGGGGTCAAAGTTCAAGAAAGTTCAAGGCTGTGCTCTAACTGGATGGCAACG ATATGACCACTATGCAGTACTTTGTGAGCTCCTCCCACAAGCTCTACCCTCACTAGGAATGTGCTTGATGATGCTTCAACAAG GTTCTTTCACTGCTGAGGTGCACACCAGTGTATCACAAGATCTAAAGTTCCTATCACCAATACCACTCAACCCATTTCAAAG ATACCCTGTTCCACCATGTCAGTTTCCAggaagtgaaatatacacaagCCTGATGGCTTTTCTACATCTAGATGCAACATATGAAGAATTTGTCCGTGATGAAAG GGTGCTCACTTGGATGAATGACTATATGATGGAGAAGAGATTTTCTAACCCTGTTCACATAGAACCAATTCTTGCCCAGTGTTACGC GATTTTGGACGGTTTGACTAAAATCCACTCCCAACTAGAAAAAGCGCTGAAAGAAGTCTTTTACGATCACACTGTGGAAGAATGGTTAAAAGTGTTTATTGAACCCAAGATTAGGAAAATATCTGACGCTGTTGAAAAGGCCAAATTACAACTCAGCAACTCATGA